The Pseudomonas sp. MPC6 nucleotide sequence CAGCGCCCTTGATCCACTCATCCGCGCTGAAATGCAGGATCAGTTGCTGGAGCTGCAAAAGACCCTGCACAAGACCATCGTCTTCATCACCCACGACCTCGACGAGGCCGTGCGGATCGGCAACCGCATTGCGATCCTCAAGGACGGCCGGCTGATTCAGGTCGGTACGCCGAGAGAGATCCTGCATTCGCCGGCGGATGAGTATGTCGACCGGTTCGTGCAGCGGCGGGCTGCGGTGGTTTAAAGAGATTTGCGGTGATAGTGCCGGCCTCTTCGCGAGCAAGCCCGCTCCCACATTTGTTCGGCGTTGTGCCGAAAATTTGTGAACACCACAGATCAAATGTGGGAGCGGGCTTGCTCGCGAAGGCGTCAGTGAAGCTGCATCAATATTCAGGTTGTACGCACGAGGTTGAAGATGTCCCAGGTTGAAAAAATCGTTATCGCCGACGCCCCGTTGCGCTGGCAGGATGTGGTCGCAGTCGCTCGCCATGGCGCACAACTGGAGCTGTCGACCCAGACCTGGGCGCGGATCGAGAATGCCCAGGCCATCGTCCAGCGCATCGTCGCCAGCGGCGAACGCGCCTATGGCGTCAACACCGGTCTGGGGGCGTTGTGCAACGTCTCGCTCAAAGACGAGCAACTCAGCCAACTGTCGCGCAACACCTTGCTCAGTCACGCCTGCGGCGTTGGCGCTCCGCTGGCCGACGAACAGACCCGCGCGATCATGTGCGCCGCGATCCATGTGTACTCCTATGGCAAATCCGGCATTCATCGCCAGGTCGTCGAAGCCCTGCTGGCGCTGCTCAACCGCGGCATAACCCCGCAAGTGCCATCCCAGGGTTCGGTCGGTTACCTGACCCACATGGCTCACATCGGCATCGCGCTGCTGGGAGTCGGCAATGTCAGCTATCGCGGGCAGATCATTGGCGCGCAGCAGGCACTGGCAGAAGAAGGTCTGCAACCGGTTCAGCTCGGCGCCAAGGACGGTTTGTGCCTGGTCAACGGCACGCCATGCATGACCGGCCTCAGCTGCCTGGCGATTGCCGACGCCACGCGCCTGGTGCAGTGGGCTGACGTGATCGGCGCGATGAGCTTCGAAGCCCAGCGCGGCCAGATCGCGGCGTTCGATGCCGAAATCATCGCGCTTAAACCGCATCCGGGCATGCAACGGGTCGGGGTCAACCTGCGCGCCTTGCTCGATGGCAGTGAAGTGATCGCCAGCAGCAAAGGCATTCGCACCCAGGACGCGTTGAGCATCCGGTCGATCCCGCAAGTCCACGGCGCCGCACGGGATCAACTGGCGCACGCGATTCAACAGATTGAAATCGAACTCAACTCGGTCACGGACAACCCGATGCTGCTGGGCACGCCGGACAATTTCCGTATCGTGTCCCAGGCCAACCCGCACGGTCAGTCCGTGGCAATGGCGGCCGACCTGCTGGCCATCGCCATGGCAGAAATCGGCTCCATCGCCGAGCGGCGTCTGGACCGTTTGATCAACCCGCATGTCAGCGGTCTTCCGGCCTTTCTGGTGGCCAACCCGGGGGTGAACTCCGGGATGATGATCGTCCAGTATGTCGCCGCTTCCCTGTGCGCGGAAAACCGCCAGTTGGCGCAACCGGCGGTGCTCGACAACTACGTCACCTCGGGTCTGCAGGAAGACCACCTGAGCCTGGGCACCAACGCGGCGCTGAAGCTGCATCGCGCGCTGGAAAACTGCACGCAGATCCTCGCCATCGAATATCTTCTGGCGGCCCAGGCGTTTGAATTCCTCAAGGAACAACGCTTCGGCGCCGGCACCGATGCCGCATGGCGTCTGCTGCGCGAACGGGTTCCAGCCTACGATCAGGACCGCTGGCTGGCGCCGGACATCGCCGCCGCCGCGGGCGTTTTGAAAGACCCGGTCTTGCTGCAAAAAGCCTTGCCGAATTTGCACTGATTTCCATACAAAACCAGCGTGCCAAGGCGCCAGCCCCCTCAGAAAGGCGGGAAGCGACGGACAACGGATATCTCCGGAGCGTCTGGTAGTTAATAACACTCTCAAAAGGAGCAAAAAATGACTGCGCTTAATTTGATTCCCGGCCAACTGAGCCTTGCCCAACTGCGTGATGTCTATCAGCAGCCGGTGAAACTGACCCTCGACAACAGCGCCTCGGCGCAGATCGAGGCCAGTGTCGCCTGCGTGGAACAGATCCTCGCCGAGAACCGCACTGCATACGGCATCAACACCGGTTTCGGCCTGCTGGCCTCGACCCGCATCGCCAGCGAAGACCTGGAAAACCTCCAGCGCTCGCTGGTGCTGTCCCACGCCGCCGGTGTCGGCGAGCCGATCAGCGATGCCCTGGTGCGCCTGGTCATGGTGCTCAAGGTCAACAGCCTGAGCCGTGGTTTCTCCGGCATTCGCCGCGTGGTGATCGACGCGTTGATCGCGCTGATCAACGCCGAGGTGTATCCGCACATTCCGTTGAAAGGTTCGGTCGGTGCCTCCGGTGACCTGGCGCCGTTGGCCCATATGTCGCTGGTGCTGCTGGGCGAGGGCAAGGCGCGCTACAAAGGCGAATGGATGGAAGCGACCGAAGCGCTGAAAGTGGCCGGCTTGACCCCGCTGACCCTGGCGGCGAAAGAAGGCCTGGCGCTGCTCAACGGCACTCAGGTTTCGACCGCTTATGCATTGCGCGGTTTGTTCGAAGGCGAAGACCTGTTTGCTGGCGCCCTGGCCATTGGTGGCATGACTGTTGAAGCCGTGCTGGGCTCGCGCTCGCCGTTCGATGCGCGCATCCACGCCGCTCGCGGCCAGAAAGGCCAGATCGACGCCGCTGCCGCTTACCGCGATCTGTTGGGTGAGCGCAGCGAAGTCTCCAACTCGCACCAGAACTGCGACAAGGTCCAGGACCCGTACTCCCTGCGCTGCCAGCCGCAAGTCATGGGTGCCTGCCTGACCCAGTTCCGTCAGGCCGCCGAAGTGCTTGCCGTCGAGGCGAACGCGGTCTCCGACAACCCGCTGGTGTTCGCCGCTGAAGGCGACGTGATCTCCGGCGGTAACTTCCACGCCGAACCGGTGGCCATGGCCGCCGACAACATGGCCCTGGCCATCGCTGAAATCGGCTCCCTGAGCGAGCGCCGTATCTCGCTGATGATGGACAAGCACATGTCGCAACTGCCGCCGTTCCTGGTGGCCAACGGCGGGGTCAACTCCGGCTTCATGATCGCCCAGGTGACGGCGGCGGCACTGGCCAGCGAGAACAAGGCGTTGTCCCACCCGCATTCGGTGGACAGCCTGCCGACGTCGGCGAACCAGGAAGACCACGTGTCCATGGCGCCGGCGGCCGGCAAGCGTCTGTGGGAAATGGCGGAAAATACTCGCGGGGTGCTGGCCGTGGAATGGTTGGCGGCGTGCCAGGGGCTGGATTTGCGTGAAGGTCTGAAGACTTCGCCGAAGCTGGAGCAGGCTCGGGCGATTCTGCGTAAAGAAGTGCCGTTTTATGAGAAAGACCGGTTCTTTGCGCCGGACATCAATGCGGCGACCCAATTGTTGGCGACGCGTTGCTTGAATGAGCTGGTCACGGCGAAGTTTTTGCCTAGCCTGTGATGGCCTCTTCGCTGGTAAGCCAGCTCCTACAGGTATCGTGTCGTGCGCATGTTATGTATCCAACACCACCCTGTAGGAGCTGGCTTGCCGGCGAATCGATTTTGAACAAGACGAGGAACTCGGGATGAAAACTCTCTGGCAACACTGCCACGTCGCAACCATGGCGCAAGGCGTCTACTCGATCATCGAGGATGCGGCCATCGTGACGTCCGGTGCGCACATTGAGTGGATCGGCCCACGCGCTGAACTGCCGCCCGGTGAATACCCGGCCGTCAACGATTTGAACGGGGCCTGGGTAACGCCGGGCCTGATCGACTGCCACACCCATACGGTGTTCGGCGGTAACCGCAGCGGTGAATTCGAACAGCGGCTGCAAGGCGTCAGCTACTCGGAAATCGCGGCGGCCGGCGGCGGCATCGCCAGCACCGTGCGAGCCACTCGCGCGGCGACCGAGGACGAACTGTTCACCAGTGCCGCCAAGCGTCTGAAAAGCCTGATCCACGACGGCGTGACCACGGTCGAGATGAAGTCCGGCTACGGTCTGGACCTGGCCAGCGAGCGCAAGATTCTGCGGGTGATCCGCCGCCTCGGCGCCGAACTGCCGGTCAGCGTGCGCAGCACCTGCCTGGCCGCCCACGCCTTGCCACCGGAGTACGCCGATCGCGCCGACGACTACATCGATCACATCTGCGCTGAAATGCTCCCGGCCCTGGCCGCCGAAGGCCTGGTGGATGCGGTGGATGCGTTCTGCGAATACCTGGCGTTCTCGCCGGCGCAGGTCGAACGCGTGTTCATCGCTGCGCAAGCGCTGGGCCTGCCGGTGAAGCTGCATGCCGAGCAACTGTCGTCCCTGCACGGTTCGAGTCTGGCAGCGCGTTACCATGCACTGTCGGCCGATCACCTGGAATTCATGACCGAAGACGACGCCATCGCCATGGCCGAGTCCGGCACCGTTGCGGTGTTGCTGCCAGGGGCGTTCTACTTCCTGCGGGAAACCCAATTGCCGCCGATGGACGCCCTGCGCAAACACGGGGTGAAAATCGCCATCGCCAGCGACCTCAACCCCGGCACTTCACCGGCGTTGTCGTTGCGCTTGATGCTGAACATGGCGTGCACCTGTTTCCGCATGACCCCGGAAGAAGCCCTGGCGGGCGCGACGATTCATGCCGCCACCGCATTGGGCATGGCCCAAACCCACGGTTCGCTGGAAGCCGGCAAGGTCGCGGACTTTGTCGCCTGGCAAATCGATCGGCCCGCCGACCTGGCGTACTGGCTGGGCGGCGACCTGGAAAAACGCGTCGTGCGTCACGGCGTTGAAACCAGCATTCAGGAGAGCAGTCGTGGATAAAGTTCTTAACTTCCAACAAGGCCGCGTGCCGCTGCTGATCAGCATGCCCCACGCCGGTCTGCGGCTGACCCCGGCGGTCGAAGCCGGGTTGATAGCCGACGCGAAAAGCCTGCCGGACACCGACTGGCACATCCCGAGGCTTTACGAATTTGCTGCAGAATTGGGTGCCAGCACCCTGGCTGCCGAGTACTCGCGGTTTGTCATCGACCTGAACCGACCGTCGGACGACAAACCGCTGTATGTCGGCGCGACCACCGGCCTGTACCCGGCGACGCTGTTCGACGGCATTCCATTGTTCCGTGAGGGCATGCAGCCCTCGGCGGCCGAACGGGCGACGTATCTGGAGGAGATCTGGACGCCGTACCACAGCACCTTGCAAAACGAGTTGGCGCGATTGAAGGCCGAATTCGGCTATGCGCTGCTGTTCGATGCGCACTCGATCCGCTCGATCATCCCGCACCTGTTCGACGGCAAGCTGCCGGACTTCAACCTTGGCACCTTCAATGGCGCCAGTTGCGATCCGCAGTTGGCCACTCAGCTCGAAGCGATCTGCGCGCGTCATGCCGATTACAGCCATGTCCTGAACGGTCGCTTCAAGGGCGGCCACATCACCCGGCATTACGGGAATCCAGCCGAGAACATTCATGCGGTGCAACTGGAGCTGGGCCAGTGCACGTACATGGAAGAGTTCGAACCGTTCCGCTATCGCCCGGACTTGGCAGGGCCGACGCAGGTTGTGCTCAAGGAATTGTTGCAAGGGTTGTTGGCCTGGGGTGAAAAGCACTACGGATAATACGGTTCGACGCGACCACCAGCCCCTGTAGGAGCGAGCTTGCTCGCGATGGTCGTTAACGAAAACGCGCCAAGTCTGACACTCTGCGGCGCCCTCAAGTTTTTCGCGAGCAAGCTCGCTCCTACAGGGGATCGTGCTCTGACGTAATTCGGGTTTATGATGCCGGACGGCAGAATAATAGATGTCCCCCCAGGGATGACCTCGACCCCTTACGGAGCGCGCAATGCAGACTTTGTACCCGCAGATCAAACCCCACGCCCGTCATGATCTGGCTGTCGATGCAACTCACACGCTCTATGTCGACGAAAGCGGTTCACCGGAAGGTTTGCCGGTAGTGTTCATCCACGGCGGCCCAGGCGCAGGGTGTGATGCCCAGAGCCGCCGGTATTTCGATCCGAACCTGTATCGCATTGTGACGTTCGACCAGCGCGGTTGCGGTCGCTCCACCCCCCACGCCAACCTGGAAAACAACACCACCTGGGATCTGGTCGCCGACCTCGAGCGCATCCGCAAACACCTGGGCATCGACAAATGGGTGTTGTTCGGTGGTTCGTGGGGTTCGACCCTGGCCCTTGCCTACGCGCAAACCCACCCGGAGCGTGTCCACGGCCTGATTCTGCGCGGGGTTTTTCTCTGCCGTCCGCAGGAAATCGAGTGGTTCTACCAGGCGGGTGCGAGCCGACTGTTTCCCGACTACTGGCAAGACTACATCGCGCCGATCCCGCAGGATGAGCGCGACGATTTGCTCTCGGCATTCCACAAGCGCCTGGTGGGCACCGACCAGATCGCCCAGATGCACGCGGCCAAGGCCTGGTCCATGTGGGAAGGCCGGACGGCGACCCTGCGTCCGAACCCGCTGGTGGTCGACCGTTTTTCCGAGCCACAGCGCGCGTTGTCCATCGCCCGCATCGAATGTCACTACTTCACCAACAACGCGTTCCTCGAGCCGAACCAGCTGATCCGCGACATGGGCAAGATCGCCCATCTGCCCGGGGTCATCGTCCACGGTCGCTACGACGTGATCTGCCCGCTGGATAATGCCTGGGAACTGCATCAGAACTGGCCGAACAGTGAATTGCAGGTGATCCGTGACGCAGGCCATGCCGCTTCCGAGCCCGGCATTACCGATGCGCTGGTGCGTGCCGCCGATCTGATGGCCCGGCGTCTGCTCGATCTGGCGCCTGAAGAAGCATGAAGGCTCTGCTGCAACGCGTGCGAGGCGCGCGAGTCGAGGTAGCGGGGGAGGTGGTTGGCGCAGTGGACCAGGGTTTGCTGGTGCTGGTGGCGGTCGAACCAGAGGATACTCGGGCCAGTGCCGACAAACTTCTGCATAAGCTGCTTAACTATCGAGTATTCAGCGATGCCGAGGGCAAGATGAATCTGTCCCTGGCAGATGTCGACGGCGGGCTGCTGCTGGTCTCTCAGTTCACCCTGGCCGCCGACACCCGAAGCGGGCTGCGTCCGGGTTTTTCGACTGCGGCGCCCCCGGCCCTGGGAGA carries:
- the hutI gene encoding imidazolonepropionase, with the translated sequence MKTLWQHCHVATMAQGVYSIIEDAAIVTSGAHIEWIGPRAELPPGEYPAVNDLNGAWVTPGLIDCHTHTVFGGNRSGEFEQRLQGVSYSEIAAAGGGIASTVRATRAATEDELFTSAAKRLKSLIHDGVTTVEMKSGYGLDLASERKILRVIRRLGAELPVSVRSTCLAAHALPPEYADRADDYIDHICAEMLPALAAEGLVDAVDAFCEYLAFSPAQVERVFIAAQALGLPVKLHAEQLSSLHGSSLAARYHALSADHLEFMTEDDAIAMAESGTVAVLLPGAFYFLRETQLPPMDALRKHGVKIAIASDLNPGTSPALSLRLMLNMACTCFRMTPEEALAGATIHAATALGMAQTHGSLEAGKVADFVAWQIDRPADLAYWLGGDLEKRVVRHGVETSIQESSRG
- the dtd gene encoding D-aminoacyl-tRNA deacylase; translated protein: MKALLQRVRGARVEVAGEVVGAVDQGLLVLVAVEPEDTRASADKLLHKLLNYRVFSDAEGKMNLSLADVDGGLLLVSQFTLAADTRSGLRPGFSTAAPPALGEELFGYLLDKAKQVHGTVASGRFGADMQVHLVNDGPVTFLLQT
- the hutH gene encoding histidine ammonia-lyase, whose product is MTALNLIPGQLSLAQLRDVYQQPVKLTLDNSASAQIEASVACVEQILAENRTAYGINTGFGLLASTRIASEDLENLQRSLVLSHAAGVGEPISDALVRLVMVLKVNSLSRGFSGIRRVVIDALIALINAEVYPHIPLKGSVGASGDLAPLAHMSLVLLGEGKARYKGEWMEATEALKVAGLTPLTLAAKEGLALLNGTQVSTAYALRGLFEGEDLFAGALAIGGMTVEAVLGSRSPFDARIHAARGQKGQIDAAAAYRDLLGERSEVSNSHQNCDKVQDPYSLRCQPQVMGACLTQFRQAAEVLAVEANAVSDNPLVFAAEGDVISGGNFHAEPVAMAADNMALAIAEIGSLSERRISLMMDKHMSQLPPFLVANGGVNSGFMIAQVTAAALASENKALSHPHSVDSLPTSANQEDHVSMAPAAGKRLWEMAENTRGVLAVEWLAACQGLDLREGLKTSPKLEQARAILRKEVPFYEKDRFFAPDINAATQLLATRCLNELVTAKFLPSL
- the pip gene encoding prolyl aminopeptidase is translated as MQTLYPQIKPHARHDLAVDATHTLYVDESGSPEGLPVVFIHGGPGAGCDAQSRRYFDPNLYRIVTFDQRGCGRSTPHANLENNTTWDLVADLERIRKHLGIDKWVLFGGSWGSTLALAYAQTHPERVHGLILRGVFLCRPQEIEWFYQAGASRLFPDYWQDYIAPIPQDERDDLLSAFHKRLVGTDQIAQMHAAKAWSMWEGRTATLRPNPLVVDRFSEPQRALSIARIECHYFTNNAFLEPNQLIRDMGKIAHLPGVIVHGRYDVICPLDNAWELHQNWPNSELQVIRDAGHAASEPGITDALVRAADLMARRLLDLAPEEA
- the hutG gene encoding N-formylglutamate deformylase; amino-acid sequence: MDKVLNFQQGRVPLLISMPHAGLRLTPAVEAGLIADAKSLPDTDWHIPRLYEFAAELGASTLAAEYSRFVIDLNRPSDDKPLYVGATTGLYPATLFDGIPLFREGMQPSAAERATYLEEIWTPYHSTLQNELARLKAEFGYALLFDAHSIRSIIPHLFDGKLPDFNLGTFNGASCDPQLATQLEAICARHADYSHVLNGRFKGGHITRHYGNPAENIHAVQLELGQCTYMEEFEPFRYRPDLAGPTQVVLKELLQGLLAWGEKHYG
- the hutH gene encoding histidine ammonia-lyase; this translates as MSQVEKIVIADAPLRWQDVVAVARHGAQLELSTQTWARIENAQAIVQRIVASGERAYGVNTGLGALCNVSLKDEQLSQLSRNTLLSHACGVGAPLADEQTRAIMCAAIHVYSYGKSGIHRQVVEALLALLNRGITPQVPSQGSVGYLTHMAHIGIALLGVGNVSYRGQIIGAQQALAEEGLQPVQLGAKDGLCLVNGTPCMTGLSCLAIADATRLVQWADVIGAMSFEAQRGQIAAFDAEIIALKPHPGMQRVGVNLRALLDGSEVIASSKGIRTQDALSIRSIPQVHGAARDQLAHAIQQIEIELNSVTDNPMLLGTPDNFRIVSQANPHGQSVAMAADLLAIAMAEIGSIAERRLDRLINPHVSGLPAFLVANPGVNSGMMIVQYVAASLCAENRQLAQPAVLDNYVTSGLQEDHLSLGTNAALKLHRALENCTQILAIEYLLAAQAFEFLKEQRFGAGTDAAWRLLRERVPAYDQDRWLAPDIAAAAGVLKDPVLLQKALPNLH